In a single window of the Thermotoga sp. KOL6 genome:
- the fabF gene encoding beta-ketoacyl-ACP synthase II, which produces MRRVVITGMGVVSPFGVGKERNLEGLRETKVMIDRISSFNASNLPVQIAAEVRDFKPEEYINPKLVKRTDRFVHFALVSTKEAVEEAKIDFKPFSERVATIIGSGMGGFLTLDNENNKFLSQGPNRVSPFLIPMILIDMASGVVAMEYGLKGPNFSSVSACASSLHAVALGALLIRHGYADVAVVGGTEATIAPLPITGFANMRALSRRNDDPKHASRPFDKDRDGFVMGEGGAVLILEAEEIAKSRKAKIIAEIKGIGMTDDAYHFSAPDPEGRGAAKAMELALKESGLTPTDIDYVSCHATSTPAGDEAELKAIKKVLGDHARNVAINSSKALIGHLLGAAGAVELILAILQMQNSFVHGMPNLDNPTEEAQGTGLVGKESVQKEIRNFIKNSFGFGGHNVSLVVGRYEQ; this is translated from the coding sequence TTGAGGCGAGTTGTTATAACAGGAATGGGTGTTGTAAGTCCTTTTGGAGTGGGAAAAGAAAGAAATTTAGAAGGTCTTAGAGAAACAAAAGTAATGATAGATCGAATATCTTCTTTTAACGCATCTAACCTTCCAGTCCAAATTGCTGCTGAAGTCAGGGATTTCAAACCGGAGGAGTACATAAATCCCAAGCTGGTAAAAAGAACCGATCGTTTTGTCCATTTTGCTTTGGTCAGCACAAAAGAAGCAGTTGAAGAAGCGAAAATAGATTTCAAACCATTTTCGGAAAGAGTAGCGACAATAATAGGTTCAGGTATGGGCGGATTCTTAACATTAGACAACGAAAATAACAAATTTCTCTCCCAAGGACCTAATAGAGTGAGTCCCTTTTTGATTCCCATGATTCTCATCGATATGGCTTCCGGTGTTGTTGCGATGGAATACGGCCTAAAGGGTCCTAATTTTTCCTCTGTGAGCGCCTGTGCTTCTTCTCTCCATGCGGTAGCACTTGGTGCACTTCTGATAAGACACGGTTACGCAGATGTCGCTGTGGTTGGTGGAACAGAGGCAACAATAGCTCCTCTCCCAATCACTGGTTTTGCAAATATGAGGGCTCTCTCCAGAAGGAACGATGATCCAAAACATGCTTCTCGTCCGTTCGACAAAGATAGAGATGGATTTGTAATGGGAGAAGGCGGTGCGGTACTTATATTGGAAGCAGAAGAAATCGCTAAATCGAGAAAGGCAAAGATCATAGCAGAAATAAAGGGTATCGGCATGACAGATGACGCTTATCATTTCAGTGCCCCCGATCCTGAAGGTAGAGGGGCAGCGAAAGCGATGGAGTTGGCTCTCAAAGAATCCGGTCTTACTCCTACAGATATCGACTATGTGAGTTGTCATGCCACAAGTACCCCTGCAGGTGATGAAGCGGAACTCAAAGCCATTAAAAAAGTCCTTGGGGATCATGCTAGAAATGTTGCGATCAACTCTTCTAAAGCTCTAATAGGTCACTTACTTGGAGCTGCTGGTGCCGTTGAACTTATTCTTGCGATTCTTCAAATGCAAAACTCGTTCGTCCATGGAATGCCGAATCTTGACAATCCAACAGAAGAAGCACAAGGAACTGGACTCGTTGGTAAAGAATCCGTTCAGAAAGAAATCAGGAATTTCATAAAAAACTCATTCGGATTCGGTGGACACAACGTTTCCCTTGTTGTGGGGAGGTATGAACAATGA
- the fabK gene encoding enoyl-[acyl-carrier-protein] reductase FabK, whose amino-acid sequence MNVKTRVTEMLGIKYPILMGGMAWAGTPTLAAAVSNAGGLGIIGSGAMKPNDLRKAIKDLREKTDKPFGVNVILVSPWADGLIEVCIEERVPVVTFGAGNPTKYIKRLKENDIKVIPVVASDSLARMVERAGADAVIAEGMESGGHIGEVTTFVLVNKVSRSVKIPVIAAGGIADGRGMAAAFALGAEAVQMGTRFVASVESDVHPVYKEKIVKASIRDTVVTGAKLGHPARVLRTPFARKIQDMEFENPMQAEEMLVGSLRRAVVEGDIERGSFMMGQSAGLIDEIKPVKQIIEDTIKEFIETVDKLRGYIV is encoded by the coding sequence ATGAATGTTAAGACGAGGGTTACGGAAATGCTTGGAATAAAATATCCTATTCTGATGGGTGGAATGGCTTGGGCTGGCACACCAACTCTTGCAGCAGCAGTGTCCAATGCGGGTGGTCTTGGAATCATCGGATCAGGTGCTATGAAACCGAACGATCTAAGAAAGGCAATCAAAGACTTAAGAGAAAAAACGGACAAGCCATTTGGAGTAAACGTGATACTCGTTTCACCGTGGGCTGATGGTCTGATCGAGGTGTGTATTGAAGAAAGAGTACCAGTTGTCACCTTCGGAGCTGGAAATCCCACCAAGTACATAAAAAGGCTTAAAGAAAACGATATAAAAGTAATTCCAGTTGTTGCGTCTGACTCTCTGGCTCGTATGGTGGAAAGAGCGGGGGCGGACGCAGTCATAGCGGAAGGAATGGAATCAGGCGGACACATAGGGGAAGTTACTACTTTCGTTCTCGTCAACAAAGTATCAAGAAGCGTGAAAATACCCGTTATAGCTGCCGGAGGAATAGCAGATGGAAGGGGGATGGCGGCAGCGTTTGCTCTCGGTGCCGAAGCAGTTCAGATGGGAACAAGATTCGTTGCAAGTGTGGAAAGCGATGTTCATCCCGTTTACAAAGAAAAAATAGTGAAGGCTTCTATAAGAGACACCGTGGTGACAGGGGCGAAACTTGGTCATCCTGCTCGGGTACTCAGAACACCTTTCGCTCGTAAGATACAAGATATGGAATTCGAAAATCCTATGCAGGCCGAGGAAATGCTGGTAGGAAGCTTGAGAAGGGCAGTTGTTGAGGGCGATATCGAAAGAGGATCCTTCATGATGGGGCAAAGTGCAGGATTGATCGACGAGATAAAACCTGTGAAACAGATCATTGAAGATACGATCAAAGAATTCATAGAAACAGTCGATAAACTGAGGGGGTACATTGTGTGA
- the queF gene encoding preQ(1) synthase — MPKAEGRIFDFKGHDAIRTDFLETIDFDGKDEYIKIETDEFSAVCPFSGLPDIGKVIIEYYPDGGKIVELKSLKYYFVSFRNVGIYQEEATKRIYEDLKKILKTNRLKVTVVYNIRGGIKTTTQMGSLEEERNGENK, encoded by the coding sequence ATGCCCAAGGCAGAAGGAAGAATTTTTGACTTTAAAGGACACGATGCGATAAGAACAGATTTTTTGGAAACTATAGACTTTGATGGGAAAGATGAATACATCAAAATCGAGACAGACGAGTTTTCGGCTGTTTGCCCTTTTTCTGGTCTTCCTGATATCGGCAAGGTGATCATAGAATACTATCCGGACGGTGGGAAGATTGTCGAGTTGAAGTCTTTGAAATATTATTTCGTCAGTTTTAGAAACGTTGGTATCTATCAAGAAGAAGCAACGAAAAGAATATATGAAGACTTGAAAAAAATTCTGAAAACAAACAGACTTAAAGTTACCGTTGTTTATAATATAAGGGGTGGAATAAAAACTACGACTCAAATGGGTTCTTTGGAGGAAGAAAGAAATGGAGAAAACAAGTGA
- a CDS encoding queuosine precursor transporter — MEKTSEKLILLTGIFVSTLTISNVIAGKLVNIGPFLVPIAVLCYPITFAVTDIISEVYGKRTAQKVVWTGFFASLILVVYSQIAVIYPPASIFGNNEAFAKVFGSTPRIVFASILAYIISQSHDVWAFHFWKRVTKGSHLWIRNNLSTMVSQFIDTLVFITIAFLGTVPITVLVKMIFSQYAVKLIIALIDTPFVYLGVKLVSGEWIIKEVR, encoded by the coding sequence ATGGAGAAAACAAGTGAAAAACTCATTTTGTTAACGGGTATCTTCGTATCTACTCTGACGATATCGAATGTTATCGCCGGAAAACTTGTGAATATCGGTCCTTTCCTTGTACCGATAGCGGTTTTGTGTTATCCCATCACTTTCGCTGTAACGGACATAATCTCCGAGGTTTACGGGAAAAGAACCGCTCAAAAAGTAGTATGGACAGGTTTTTTCGCATCTCTTATTCTCGTGGTATATTCTCAAATCGCTGTAATCTATCCACCCGCATCTATTTTCGGAAACAACGAAGCGTTCGCAAAAGTGTTCGGTTCAACCCCTAGAATAGTTTTTGCTAGCATCTTGGCTTACATCATCTCACAATCCCATGATGTTTGGGCTTTTCATTTTTGGAAAAGAGTCACCAAGGGTTCACATTTATGGATTAGAAACAACCTTTCCACCATGGTTTCCCAGTTCATAGATACTCTCGTGTTCATCACCATCGCTTTTTTGGGAACCGTTCCAATAACGGTTTTGGTTAAAATGATCTTCTCTCAATACGCGGTGAAACTCATAATCGCGTTGATAGACACTCCCTTTGTTTATCTCGGCGTGAAATTGGTCAGTGGTGAATGGATCATAAAAGAAGTGAGGTGA
- a CDS encoding 2-phosphosulfolactate phosphatase family protein — translation MVDVAMLPCSFVKSEVAVVIDVLRATSTIVTALANGAKRVIPVRTVKEALEKRRENVLICGEREARKIEGFDLGNSPLEYKKEIVFGKVIVLTTTNGTQVIEKIKSKEIIAASFLNALAVVKYLRDKRDIVFVCAGTNGEFSSEDFLLAGAIVKRLGREDLKDGAHVAKKYFESVKDLREEIKQHSSHARKLISLGFEKDVDYCLRENVSDVVPILVDDAFILKEPL, via the coding sequence ATGGTAGATGTAGCAATGTTACCTTGTTCTTTTGTGAAGAGTGAAGTGGCGGTTGTTATAGATGTTTTGAGGGCCACCAGTACCATTGTAACTGCTCTCGCGAACGGTGCCAAAAGAGTGATACCGGTTCGTACTGTGAAGGAGGCACTAGAGAAACGAAGGGAAAATGTCCTGATATGTGGAGAGAGAGAAGCAAGAAAGATAGAAGGTTTTGACTTGGGGAATTCTCCTTTAGAATACAAGAAAGAAATCGTTTTTGGGAAAGTAATTGTTCTCACCACTACCAATGGAACACAAGTGATCGAAAAGATCAAGAGTAAAGAGATAATCGCAGCGTCGTTTTTGAATGCCCTTGCCGTTGTGAAATATTTGAGAGACAAAAGAGATATCGTCTTCGTTTGTGCAGGGACGAACGGTGAGTTCTCTTCAGAAGATTTTTTGCTAGCCGGTGCGATCGTGAAAAGGTTGGGAAGGGAAGATTTGAAAGATGGAGCTCACGTTGCCAAGAAATACTTTGAGTCAGTAAAAGATTTAAGGGAGGAGATAAAACAGCACTCCTCCCATGCTAGAAAGCTCATCTCCCTCGGATTTGAAAAAGACGTCGACTATTGCTTGAGAGAAAATGTTTCCGATGTGGTACCTATCCTCGTGGACGATGCTTTCATTCTGAAAGAACCTCTGTGA
- a CDS encoding PfkB family carbohydrate kinase encodes MRIAVVGGSFWDIFVFGKEAHSVLIKETPGGSGLNVAYGLFLLGYEVDFFSNIGNDYRGKHIIKVLNDEGFDISGIEIVRGEKTGLFIAFNDRPLAVDRGVNEKEVDVPSPLDDYDLIFITGEVPEETIKTVCEEGSNVVLDIGPNAKVDTENLKALVIGNEEECSKTRCDIVKMGPKGARWGRVEIPGNGRPFPYSLGLGDVFDVVLIHLLLKGKSQGEALKETVEYVQDFYGKEPKTPFEKISDIRFLEPFDKTIED; translated from the coding sequence TTGAGGATAGCAGTTGTCGGCGGATCTTTTTGGGATATTTTCGTGTTCGGGAAAGAGGCACATTCAGTGTTGATCAAGGAGACGCCGGGCGGTTCCGGTTTGAACGTAGCGTACGGATTGTTTCTCCTAGGCTACGAAGTAGACTTTTTCTCGAACATAGGAAACGACTACAGGGGTAAACATATTATCAAAGTGTTGAACGATGAAGGTTTCGACATATCCGGCATAGAAATAGTTCGAGGAGAAAAAACAGGGCTCTTCATTGCGTTCAACGACAGGCCCCTTGCTGTCGATCGCGGTGTGAACGAAAAAGAAGTTGACGTTCCTTCACCTCTGGATGACTACGATCTCATCTTCATAACAGGTGAGGTCCCAGAAGAAACTATAAAAACGGTATGTGAGGAAGGGAGCAACGTAGTACTCGACATAGGGCCCAATGCGAAGGTAGATACCGAAAACTTGAAAGCCCTTGTGATAGGAAATGAAGAAGAGTGTTCAAAAACGAGGTGTGATATTGTAAAAATGGGACCAAAAGGTGCAAGGTGGGGAAGAGTAGAGATTCCTGGAAACGGTAGGCCTTTTCCATATTCGCTCGGACTCGGTGATGTCTTCGACGTTGTCTTAATTCACCTTCTCTTAAAGGGAAAATCCCAAGGAGAAGCTCTCAAAGAAACTGTAGAATACGTCCAGGATTTCTATGGAAAAGAGCCAAAAACTCCTTTTGAGAAGATATCAGATATCCGATTTCTCGAACCATTTGATAAAACGATTGAAGATTGA
- a CDS encoding ABC transporter ATP-binding protein, protein MIVAKKLTRKFGDVLAVDHIDLDVKPGEIYGFLGPNGAGKTTTIKMLTGVLKPTEGEIEILGLNMKAHELEIKKNIGVVPDEPKIYPHLTGEEFLNFILEVYNLEKSVSIKRISELCEAFGVDYLGKKVAELSHGMKQKLMLVSVFMRKPKVIFLDEPTVGLDAKSAKILKLLLRKYADEGSTIFLTTHILEIAEKMCDRIGIINKGKIIAEGTMEELRRISGQKEATLEDLFLQLTAESKEIEDIIKEL, encoded by the coding sequence TTGATAGTCGCAAAAAAATTGACCAGAAAATTTGGTGATGTTCTTGCCGTTGATCACATCGATCTTGATGTAAAACCTGGAGAGATATATGGTTTTCTTGGACCAAACGGTGCGGGGAAGACCACCACCATAAAGATGCTCACCGGTGTTTTGAAACCAACAGAAGGGGAAATCGAAATTCTTGGGTTGAATATGAAAGCTCACGAGTTGGAGATAAAGAAAAACATAGGAGTCGTTCCTGACGAGCCAAAAATTTACCCTCATCTCACAGGTGAAGAGTTTCTCAATTTCATTCTGGAAGTGTACAATTTGGAGAAGTCTGTTTCCATCAAGCGGATATCAGAGCTTTGCGAAGCGTTTGGTGTTGACTACCTGGGAAAGAAAGTTGCAGAACTGTCCCATGGGATGAAGCAAAAACTCATGTTGGTCAGTGTGTTCATGAGGAAACCAAAGGTGATCTTTCTCGATGAGCCTACCGTTGGTCTCGATGCAAAGAGTGCCAAAATTCTGAAGCTTCTCTTGAGAAAATATGCCGATGAAGGTTCCACAATTTTCCTCACAACTCACATACTGGAAATAGCAGAGAAAATGTGTGATCGAATAGGAATCATAAACAAGGGAAAGATCATCGCGGAAGGTACGATGGAAGAACTGAGAAGGATTTCCGGACAAAAAGAAGCAACTTTGGAGGATTTGTTCCTTCAGTTAACTGCTGAGAGTAAGGAAATAGAAGATATTATAAAGGAGTTGTGA
- a CDS encoding DUF1611 domain-containing protein, with the protein MNLWKLYQRWTPAAIVSWGQLGTPHAKTTYGLLRHSRLFKPVCVIAEYEGRMVSEFVSPVRFNVPIVSSIEKAKRLGARVVIVGVSNPGGYLEERIAQLVKDALSKGLDVLSGLHFKISQQSEFLELARKSGSKIIDIRVPPSELRVFRGDIYKKKVKVVGIFGTDCVVGKRTTAVQLWEKAIERGMKAGFMATGQTGILIGADAGYVIDAIPADFVPGVVERTILELERRGMEVVFVEGQGALRHPAYGQVTIGLLYGSNPDIVFLVHDPSREHFESFPKVPKKPEFEEERKLIETLSNARVLGGVCLSGSFKTDLPVYNPFDPADLDEMLKKVVQW; encoded by the coding sequence GTGAATCTTTGGAAATTATACCAACGATGGACGCCCGCTGCAATAGTATCTTGGGGACAACTGGGAACTCCACACGCGAAAACCACTTATGGACTCTTAAGGCACAGCAGACTTTTTAAGCCCGTATGTGTCATAGCAGAGTATGAGGGAAGAATGGTCAGTGAATTCGTTTCTCCCGTTCGTTTCAATGTGCCAATCGTCTCTTCAATTGAAAAAGCCAAAAGGTTAGGTGCAAGAGTTGTGATAGTCGGCGTGTCGAATCCTGGTGGGTATTTAGAAGAGAGAATTGCTCAACTTGTGAAAGACGCGTTATCGAAAGGGCTTGACGTTTTATCCGGACTTCACTTTAAAATTTCTCAGCAATCAGAATTTTTAGAGCTCGCTCGGAAAAGTGGTTCGAAGATAATAGACATTCGAGTTCCTCCCTCCGAATTGCGAGTTTTTCGAGGAGATATCTACAAAAAGAAAGTGAAAGTTGTTGGTATTTTTGGAACGGACTGCGTTGTAGGAAAGAGAACCACAGCGGTACAACTCTGGGAAAAGGCCATAGAAAGAGGAATGAAAGCGGGCTTTATGGCGACGGGTCAGACGGGGATACTGATAGGTGCAGATGCTGGATACGTAATAGATGCCATCCCGGCAGATTTCGTTCCAGGAGTAGTGGAAAGAACAATTTTAGAATTGGAGAGAAGAGGAATGGAGGTTGTTTTTGTCGAAGGTCAAGGAGCTCTGAGACACCCTGCTTACGGTCAGGTCACTATTGGTCTCCTATACGGCTCTAATCCGGATATCGTTTTTCTGGTGCATGATCCGAGCCGTGAACATTTCGAATCTTTTCCAAAAGTACCAAAAAAACCCGAGTTTGAGGAAGAGAGAAAACTGATAGAAACTCTTTCGAACGCAAGAGTGTTGGGTGGAGTATGCTTAAGTGGTTCGTTCAAAACGGATCTTCCTGTTTACAACCCGTTTGATCCTGCTGATCTCGATGAAATGCTGAAGAAGGTGGTCCAATGGTAG
- the fabD gene encoding ACP S-malonyltransferase — MRAFIFPGQGSQYSGMAKDFSVYESSEEIFEKARRVLGFDITEIMNGDEDTLKLTENAQPSIYITSYIAFLELEKKGILPNVVAGHSLGEYTALAVAGVYDFETGLYLVRKRGEYMSKALEPGKGTMAAVIGLDIEKIEEVVNQIEGVYIANYNSNEQVVISGLKEAVKRAMEILKEKGARRVVELMVSSPFHTPYLEYAKEKMEEEVEKVEFKKPKWPIVMNSTAKPTEDPEEIKKNIIEQITGPVLWKQSVDTMKNMGVIEFIEVGPKTVLKNLCRKMGAKALHFTEVLSE, encoded by the coding sequence ATGAGAGCCTTCATTTTCCCAGGACAAGGATCCCAGTATTCTGGTATGGCAAAAGATTTCTCCGTTTACGAATCGTCGGAGGAGATTTTTGAGAAAGCTAGGAGAGTTTTGGGATTCGACATTACAGAGATCATGAATGGTGACGAAGACACCTTGAAACTTACGGAGAATGCACAACCTTCTATATACATAACGAGTTATATTGCTTTTCTCGAATTGGAAAAGAAGGGTATTCTCCCCAATGTTGTAGCTGGTCACAGTCTTGGGGAATATACCGCCCTGGCTGTTGCAGGCGTGTATGATTTCGAAACCGGACTGTACCTTGTGAGAAAAAGAGGAGAGTACATGTCGAAGGCGTTGGAACCCGGGAAAGGAACGATGGCTGCTGTGATAGGCCTAGATATAGAGAAAATTGAAGAAGTGGTGAACCAAATAGAAGGTGTTTACATCGCTAATTACAACTCAAACGAACAGGTTGTCATCAGCGGTTTGAAAGAAGCCGTCAAAAGAGCTATGGAGATCCTGAAAGAAAAAGGTGCCCGTCGGGTAGTAGAATTGATGGTTTCGAGCCCCTTCCACACCCCGTATTTGGAGTATGCGAAAGAGAAGATGGAAGAGGAAGTAGAGAAAGTAGAGTTCAAGAAACCAAAATGGCCTATTGTGATGAACTCAACTGCTAAACCAACTGAGGATCCGGAGGAAATAAAGAAGAACATTATCGAACAAATCACCGGCCCAGTTCTTTGGAAGCAGTCCGTGGATACGATGAAAAACATGGGAGTAATCGAATTCATAGAAGTGGGTCCAAAAACTGTCTTGAAAAATCTGTGCAGAAAAATGGGAGCGAAAGCTTTACATTTCACAGAGGTTCTTTCAGAATGA
- a CDS encoding biotin transporter BioY, which yields MKQLAISGLFTALIVVGAWISIPVGPVPFTLQVFFILLAAYLLGKKYGTLSVTTYVLLGAVGLPVFANFKGGVHILVGPTGGYLFGFIIGTFVIGFLSEKKENLFWYILSGIAGLGIIYTLGVFVLNFYVHDIKRAVQVGFVPFVWLDLTKLVLASLITIKLRKMGVLK from the coding sequence GTGAAACAACTGGCAATCTCCGGACTGTTCACCGCTCTGATTGTTGTTGGAGCGTGGATTTCTATCCCTGTAGGTCCCGTCCCTTTTACACTCCAGGTGTTCTTTATCCTCCTTGCCGCCTACCTTTTGGGTAAAAAGTACGGAACCCTTTCTGTAACCACTTACGTCTTACTCGGTGCTGTGGGTCTTCCCGTTTTTGCCAATTTCAAGGGAGGAGTTCACATCCTTGTGGGGCCAACCGGTGGATATCTCTTTGGTTTCATTATCGGAACGTTTGTCATAGGATTTCTTTCCGAGAAAAAGGAAAACCTTTTCTGGTACATTCTTTCGGGAATAGCAGGTCTTGGGATTATTTATACTCTTGGTGTTTTCGTTCTTAACTTTTACGTTCACGATATAAAAAGAGCTGTCCAGGTTGGTTTTGTCCCGTTCGTGTGGCTAGATCTTACAAAATTGGTGCTTGCTTCCTTGATAACGATCAAACTGAGAAAAATGGGGGTGTTGAAATGA
- the fabZ gene encoding 3-hydroxyacyl-ACP dehydratase FabZ — protein MNIDYVKSILPHRYPFLLVDGVIEEHEDKIVAFKNISISDPVFQGHFPEYPIYPGVLIIEGLAQTAGILLLKDLEGIPLFLGIDEARFKKEVRPGDKLIYEVKKIGEKLGTVQVEGVAKVEDKVVAKAKLLLGVKKK, from the coding sequence ATGAACATAGATTATGTGAAGTCCATTTTGCCGCATAGATACCCATTTCTTTTGGTTGATGGAGTGATTGAAGAGCACGAAGACAAAATCGTTGCTTTCAAAAATATCAGTATTTCTGATCCGGTTTTCCAAGGACATTTCCCGGAGTATCCAATATACCCTGGAGTTCTCATAATTGAAGGACTCGCCCAAACCGCTGGTATACTTCTTCTCAAAGATCTCGAAGGAATTCCTTTGTTTCTTGGAATCGACGAAGCCCGTTTCAAAAAAGAAGTGAGACCTGGAGATAAGTTGATCTACGAGGTGAAAAAAATAGGTGAGAAACTGGGAACAGTCCAAGTAGAAGGTGTGGCAAAAGTAGAAGATAAAGTGGTTGCAAAAGCCAAACTTCTCTTGGGGGTGAAGAAAAAATGA